Below is a genomic region from Rhodococcus sp. WMMA185.
TCACCGGTCCGGAGGCGAGGGAGCGGGTTCATGCCGATCGGGCGAAACTCGACGCGATCGTGGTGGGCACGGGAACGGTGCTGGCCGACAATCCGCGACTGACCGCGCGGATGGCCGACGGATCGCTCGCGTCGCATCAACCGGTACGTGTCGTCGTCGGACTGACCGACATTCCGAGAAGCGCCCATGTCCTCGACGACTCCGCACCCACACTGCTGCTGCCCACGCGGAACGTGAACGAGGTCCTCGAGGCGCTCGCCGAGTACACCGACGTTCTGCTCGAGGGCGGGCCGAGACTTGCGGGCGCGTTCCTCGCTGCAGGCCGGGTCGATCGGATCCAGGCATACCTCGCACCCCTTGTACTCGGAGCCGGGACCGCTGCGGTAGCAGACGCGGGGGTACGGACGATCGACGGCGCTCTGCGCTTCCGCCACGAGTCGGTCGAAACAATTGGACCCGACGTGTTGTTGACTCTGGTTCCGGCGGTGTCCGGCAATCTGGACAGCGCGCAAGACCCAGACCACCCAGAAGCATAGGAGTTCGCCACAGTGTTCACCGGGATCGTCGAAGAGTTGGGTGAAGTCGTCGGCAAAGAAGAATTGGCCGATGCCGTGCGGCTGACCGTGCACGGTTCGGTCGTCACCTCCGACGCGTCACACGGCGATTCGATCGCGGTGAACGGTGTCTGCCTGACCGTGGTCGAGGTACTGGAGGGCGGTTCGTTCACCGCCGATGTGATGCAGGAGACACTGAACAGGTCGAGCCTGCAGAAGATCGGCGTGGGCAGCAGGGTCAACCTCGAACGGGCGGCTTCGCTCGGCAGCCGGCTCGGCGGCCACCTCGTGCAAGGCCATGTCGACGGGACCGGACACGTCATCAGCCGCAGTCGGTCCGAGAACTGGGAGGTGGTGCGGATCACTCTTCCCGACGCCATCTCGCGGTATGTCGTGGAGAAGGGGTCGATCACGGTCGACGGTGTGTCGCTGACCGTCTCGGCGCTCGGCGGGGACCCCGGTGACGAGTTCTTCGAAATCTCGCTCATCCCGACCACCCTGCAACTGACCACACTCGGGGCGGCAGCCGTCGGTACGGTGGTCAACCTCGAGGTCGACGTGATCGCGAAGTATGTGGAGCGGCTGCAAACGGCCGACCGTTGAGTCGTACTGTTGAGGAGCATCCCACGGATGCATCCGCTGTATTCGAAGATGCGTAGGACAACAATTTTGGAGACCGAGCACGTGACCAGGTTCGACAGTATCGAGCGCGCCATTGCCGACATTGCCGCGGGCAAAGCGGTCGTCGTCGTCGACGACGAGGACCGCGAGAACGAGGGCGACCTCATCTTTGCTGCGGAGAAGGCCACCCCCGAGTTGGTTGCGTTCATGGTTCGGTACACGTCCGGGTACCTGTGTGTGCCGCTCGACGGCGCGGATTGTGACCGCCTGGGACTGCCGCCGATGTATGCCACCAATCAGGACAAGCACGGCACCGCATACACGGTGACCGTCGACGCGCGTGAAGGTATCGGGACCGGTATTTCGGCGTCCGACCGCGCCGCCACGATGCGGCTGCTGGCAGATCCGGGTAGTAGCGCGCATGACTTCACCCGCCCAGGTCACGTCGTGCCACTGCGCGCAAAGGAAGGCGGCGTGCTGCGCCGCCCCGGACACACCGAAGCGGCCGTGGACCTGGCCAGGATGGCCGACCTGCGCCCCGCCGGGGTGATCTGCGAGATCGTCAGCCAGAAGGACGAGGGCGCGATGGCGCAGACCGACGAACTCCGGGTCTTCGCCGACGAGCACGACCTCGCGCTGATATCGATCGCAGACCTCATCGCGTTTCGCCGCAGGCACGAGAAGCAAGTGGTGCGGGTCGCGGCCGCACGCATCCCCACCAGACACGGCGAGTTCACCGCTGTCGGGTACCGGAGCATCTACGACGACGTCGAGCACGTGGCACTGGTCCGCGGCGACATCCCCGGCCCGAACGGTGACGGCGAGGATGTGCTGGTGCGCGTGCACTCCGAGTGCCTCACCGGTGACGTCTTCGGCTCACTGAGGTGCGACTGCGGCCCGCAGCTCGAGGCTGCTCTCGACATGGTCGCCCAGGAGGGCCGTGGTGTGGTGCTCTACATGCGCGGACACGAAGGCAGGGGCATCGGACTGATGCACAAGCTGCAGGCCTACCAACTGCAGGACAACGGTTCGGACACCATCGACGCCAACCTGGCTTTGGGTCTGCCGGCGGACGCCCGCGACTACGGTATCGGCGCGCAGATCCTCGTGGATCTGGGAATCTCCTCGATGCGCCTGCTCACCAACAACCCCGCCAAGCGGGTCGGGCTCGATGGGTACGGGCTGCAGATCACCGAGCGGGTGTCGATGCCGCTACGCGCCAACGCCGAGAACCTGACGTACTTGCGCACCAAGCGTGACCGGATGGGGCACGACCTGATCGGCCTCGAAGATTTCGACGCGGGTGAGATCCTGTGAGCGGCGAGGGCCTGCCTGGCCTGGAGTTGGACGAAGCGGGCGATCTCCGGGTCGCCATCGTTGCCGGCCGCTGGCACGCCAAGATTTCCGAGGCGCTGATCGCAGGCGCGCAGCGGGTGGCGGACGAGGCGAACCTGAAGAATGTCACGTTGGTCCGGGTGGCCGGTGCAATCGAGCTTCCGGTCGTGGCACAGGCCCTCGCCCGTACCCATGACGCCGTCGTAGCCCTCGGTGTCGTGATTCGCGGCGGTACCCCGCACTTCGAATACGTCTGCGACGCGGTGACGGCAGGGCTGACCCGGGTGTCTCTCGACGAGAGCACCCCCGTCGGAAACGGTGTACTCACCACGGACACCGAACAGCAGGCCGTCGAGCGCAGTGGGCTCCCGGGCTCGGTCGAGGACAAGGGTGGCCAGGCGTGTGCCGCCGCACTCGACGCCGCAGTCACCCTGGCGAGGCTGCGCCGGACGGAGGAGTCCCTTGCGTGATCGGGAACAATTCATGACTTCAGAATCATCCGAAACATCATCATCCGAAACATCCGAGTGGGAGTTTGTGGCGAGGCCACGAAAGTCGCGCCGATACGCGTTCGGTGTGGCCATTCTCATCGTCGTCGTTCATGTGACGTTCGCGATTCTGCTACGCGGCGATTCGACGGGCGTCTACTTCCGATTCGCCGACCAGGTCGCGTTCGCAGGCATCGGCTTTCTACTGGCAGCAGGTGTTCTGTTGTTGACGCGCCCGAGGGTGAAGATAGGCCCACGGGGGATCGCTGTGCGGAACGTGCTCAGCGAGCGCATCGTGGACTGGGATCTCTACGAGGGCTTGTCCTTTCCGGACGGGGCCGCGTGGGCTCGGATCGAACTACCCGACGACGAGTACATATCCGTGATGGCGATCCAGTCGAATGACGGCGAGTACGCGGTGGACGCCGTGCGCCGATTCCGTGAACTGGTGGCCCAGTACGCGCCGACCTGATCGCAACCCGGATCCTCGCCGAGACAGCGATGATGCGGAGTTGGTCGGTGGCGCCGACTAACGTGAAGGAGTGCCAGATCCTTCGACATATCGCCCCGCGACCGGAACGATTCCGATCGATCCGGGGGTGTACAAGTTCCGCGACCCGCATGGCCGGGTCATCTATGTCGGGAAGGCGAAGAGTCTTCGTTCACGGTTGAATTCCTACTTCGCCGATGTTTCGACGCTGCATCCGCGCACCCGACAGATGGTGACGACGGCCGGGAGCGTCGAGTGGACGGTGGTCAGCACCGAGGTCGAGGCGCTCCAACTCGAATACAACTGGATCAAGGAATTCGATCCCCGGTTCAACGTCCGCTACCGCGACGACAAGACCTACCCGGTCCTCGCTGTGACGCTGAACGAGGAGTATCCGCGGCTGTTCGTCTACCGCGGGCCCCGACGCAAGGGGGTGCGCTACTTCGGCCCCTACTCGCACGCGTGGGCCATCCGCGAGACCCTCGATCTGCTGCTCCGGGTGTTTCCGGCTCGCACCTGTTCGGCCGGGGTCTTCAAACGTCACAACCAGATCGGACGTCCCTGCCTCCTGGGCTACATCGACAAGTGTTCCGCGCCGTGCGTGGGCAGGGTGTCTGCTCTCGAACACCGTCAGATCGTGGAGGACTTCTGCGATTTCCTGTCGGGGCGCACCGACAAATTGGTCAGGGAACTCGAGTCGCGGATGGCCGCGGCGGCCGAACAACTCGACTTCGAATTGGCTGCTCGCCTGCGTGACGACGTGGGTGCCCTGCGGAGGGCACTCGAAAAGCAGGCCGTGGTGCTCGGCGACGGAACCGACGCCGACATCGTGGCGTTCGCAACCGACGAGCTAGAGGCCGCGGTGCAAGTTTTCCACGTCCGCGGCGGGCGGGTACGCGGCCAGCGCGGTTGGGTGGTGGAAAAGGCCGGCGATGTCATCGATTGGGCCGCTGTCGATTCCGATGCAGGGTCGGACCTGCCGCTGCTCGTGGAGCAGTTCCTCACCCAGTTCTACGGCGAGCAGGCGGCGTTGTCGGGTGACGCCGTGGCGGGCACCCACGGAGTGCCCCGAGAGGTCTTGGTGCCTGTGCTGCCCCCCGACGCCGAGCAGATCCAGATGTGGCTGAGTGGTCTTCGCGGATCGGCGGTCCGGTTGCGGGTGCCCCAGCGCGGCGACAAGAAGGCCCTCGCCGAGACCGTGCAACGCAACGCAACGGAGGCGCTCGCGCAACACAAGCTGCGCCGCGCCGGCGACTTCACCTCACGGTCCGCGGCCCTGCAGGGGATCCAGGAGGCACTCGACCTGGATTCGGCTCCACTGCGCATCGAGTGCGTCGACATCAGTCACGTGCAGGGCACCGATGTGGTGGCCTCGCTCGTCGTCTTCGAGGACGGTCTGCCGCGCAAGTCGGACTACCGTCACTACGCGATCAAGGAGGCCGCGGGCGGCGGCCGTTCCGACGACGTCGCCAGCATCGCGGAGATCACCCGGCGTCGGTTCCTCCGGCACAACCGTGACATCGGGGTACTGCAGGCGGAGGCAACGGGCGCAGACGTCACGGAGGCAACGGGTGCGGACGCAGCGATGGTGCCGGGTGATGGCGGCGGCAGCTCGGCACCTGGGTCGGCCATCGATCCGCAGACCGGTAGGCCCAGACGGTTTGCGTACCCGCCGAATCTGTTTGTCGTCGATGGTGGCGCCCCGCAGGTCGCTGCGGCGTCGGCCGTGTTGGACGAACTGGGGATCACCGACGTCGCGGTGATCGGATTGGCAAAGCGGCTCGAGGAGGTGTGGGTTCCGGGGGAGGAGGATCCGGTGATCCTCCCGCGCACCAGCGAATCGCTGTACCTGTTGCAACGAGTGCGCGACGAGGCGCACCGCTTCGCGATTACGTTCCACCGCAGCAAGCGTTCCAGGCGCATGACTGCGTCCGCGCTCGACTCGGTGCGAGGTCTCGGTGACACCCGTCGCAAGGCGCTGGTGACGCATTTCGGATCCGTCGCACGCCTCGAAAAGGCCAGCGTTGAGGAAATCACGGCGGTTCCCGGCATCGGTACCGCAACCGCCAAGGCGGTCCTGGCCGCACTCGGGGCTGAGGAACTGTCTGCGCAGACGGCGGGTGTGGGGGATGATGAACCCGATCGGAACGAATCGGGCACGAGCGGAGAGGGCGGCACAGGTATCGAACAGCAGAGGGCGGGACAGCGGGACAGCGGGACAGCGGAAATGACGTAGGAAATACAGCGCTTCGCAACGGACGGGTGTCGAGTGAACGAGCAGTACGTGGGGAACAACAGCACACACACGGTTCGGCCGATGGACTTTCTTCTCGTCACCGGGCTCTCGGGAGCGGGGTTGCAGACAGCGGCCAATGTCCTCGAGGACCTCGGGTGGTATGTGGCAGACAATCTGCCGCCGGAACTGATCTCCAGGATGGTGGATCTGAGCCTGGAATCCGATTCCCGACTCGAACGTCTCGCCGTCGTCATCGACGTCCGCAGCAGGTTGTTCACCGGTGACCTCGGCTCTGTCCTCGTCGAATTGGAGAGCAAGCCGGTGCATACGCGGGTGCTCTACCTCGACGCGTCCGACGCGGTGCTGGTACGCCGATTCGAGCAGGTCCGCCGCAGCCATCCCCTGTCGGGCGGAGGAGCGGAGGGCACCCTCGCCGAGGGCATTGCCGCCGAACGTGACCAGCTCGCAAAGGTGAAGGCGGCTGCAGACCTGGTGATCGACACCTCCTCGCTTGCCGTACACCAACTGCGCCAGAAGATCGAGGACGCCTTCGGTGAGGCCGGGAACAGGACGATGCAGGTAACGGTCCAGTCTTTCGGTTTCAAGTACGGTCTCCCGATGGACGCCGATCTCGTCTGCGATGTCCGGTTCCTGCCCAATCCGTACTGGATACCCGAGTTGCGCCCGCGCACCGGCCAGAATGCGGACGTGCGGGACTACGTGTTGAACCAGGACGGTGCCGAGGACTACCTCACCACCTATCACCATCTGCTGGATCTGACGATCGCGGGATATCGTCGGGAAGGGAAACGCTATATGACCATCGCGGTGGGTTGCACCGGCGGCAAACATCGCAGCGTGGCGATGTCGGAGGCGCTCGCGGGCCTCCTCGAAAAAGACTCCGGGGTCAACGTGCGTGTGGTCCATCGCGATCTGGGGCGCGAATGATGAGTGCAGGCCCAACGCCGGCGATCGTTGCTCTCGGCGGGGGGCACGGACTCTTCGCCACCCTCAGTGCCGCGCGCCGACTCAGCCATGACGTCACGGCCGTGGTCACCGTCGCCGACGACGGCGGATCGTCAGGGCGTCTTCGGGCCGAACTGGGTGTGATACCACCCGGTGATCTGCGCATGGCGCTCGCCGCGCTCGCCGCGGACGACCCCGACGTGCGGGACTGGACGGAGACCATCCAGCACCGATTCGGCGGAATCGGGGCCCTGGCAGGACATTCGGTCGGAAATCTGATTTTCGCCGGTCTCACCGAAGTCCTCGGCGACCCGGTAGCCGCGCTCGATGAACTCGCACGGTTGCTGCGGATCAACGGGCGCGTCCTGCCGATGTCGCCGATTGCTCTCGAGATCGAAGCCGACGTGCAGGGCCTCGAGGCCGACCCACGGGTCAGCCGGTGTATCCGCGGGCAGGTCGCGGTCGCGACCACCCCGGGCAAGGTGCGCCGGGTGCGACTGTTGCCGGCCAACCCGCCTGCGTGCCCCGATGCTGTTGCGGCGATCGGCGCCGCCGACATGGTTGTACTCGGACCAGGATCGTGGTTCTCCAGTGTCATTCCACACGTCCTGGTGCCGGACCTCCTCGAGGCCCTGACCGCCACTCGTGCACGGAAGGTACTGGTGCTCAACCTGGCTCCC
It encodes:
- the uvrC gene encoding excinuclease ABC subunit UvrC, producing the protein MPDPSTYRPATGTIPIDPGVYKFRDPHGRVIYVGKAKSLRSRLNSYFADVSTLHPRTRQMVTTAGSVEWTVVSTEVEALQLEYNWIKEFDPRFNVRYRDDKTYPVLAVTLNEEYPRLFVYRGPRRKGVRYFGPYSHAWAIRETLDLLLRVFPARTCSAGVFKRHNQIGRPCLLGYIDKCSAPCVGRVSALEHRQIVEDFCDFLSGRTDKLVRELESRMAAAAEQLDFELAARLRDDVGALRRALEKQAVVLGDGTDADIVAFATDELEAAVQVFHVRGGRVRGQRGWVVEKAGDVIDWAAVDSDAGSDLPLLVEQFLTQFYGEQAALSGDAVAGTHGVPREVLVPVLPPDAEQIQMWLSGLRGSAVRLRVPQRGDKKALAETVQRNATEALAQHKLRRAGDFTSRSAALQGIQEALDLDSAPLRIECVDISHVQGTDVVASLVVFEDGLPRKSDYRHYAIKEAAGGGRSDDVASIAEITRRRFLRHNRDIGVLQAEATGADVTEATGADAAMVPGDGGGSSAPGSAIDPQTGRPRRFAYPPNLFVVDGGAPQVAAASAVLDELGITDVAVIGLAKRLEEVWVPGEEDPVILPRTSESLYLLQRVRDEAHRFAITFHRSKRSRRMTASALDSVRGLGDTRRKALVTHFGSVARLEKASVEEITAVPGIGTATAKAVLAALGAEELSAQTAGVGDDEPDRNESGTSGEGGTGIEQQRAGQRDSGTAEMT
- the rapZ gene encoding RNase adapter RapZ, which gives rise to MDFLLVTGLSGAGLQTAANVLEDLGWYVADNLPPELISRMVDLSLESDSRLERLAVVIDVRSRLFTGDLGSVLVELESKPVHTRVLYLDASDAVLVRRFEQVRRSHPLSGGGAEGTLAEGIAAERDQLAKVKAAADLVIDTSSLAVHQLRQKIEDAFGEAGNRTMQVTVQSFGFKYGLPMDADLVCDVRFLPNPYWIPELRPRTGQNADVRDYVLNQDGAEDYLTTYHHLLDLTIAGYRREGKRYMTIAVGCTGGKHRSVAMSEALAGLLEKDSGVNVRVVHRDLGRE
- the ribH gene encoding 6,7-dimethyl-8-ribityllumazine synthase, which codes for MSGEGLPGLELDEAGDLRVAIVAGRWHAKISEALIAGAQRVADEANLKNVTLVRVAGAIELPVVAQALARTHDAVVALGVVIRGGTPHFEYVCDAVTAGLTRVSLDESTPVGNGVLTTDTEQQAVERSGLPGSVEDKGGQACAAALDAAVTLARLRRTEESLA
- a CDS encoding riboflavin synthase; the encoded protein is MFTGIVEELGEVVGKEELADAVRLTVHGSVVTSDASHGDSIAVNGVCLTVVEVLEGGSFTADVMQETLNRSSLQKIGVGSRVNLERAASLGSRLGGHLVQGHVDGTGHVISRSRSENWEVVRITLPDAISRYVVEKGSITVDGVSLTVSALGGDPGDEFFEISLIPTTLQLTTLGAAAVGTVVNLEVDVIAKYVERLQTADR
- the ribD gene encoding bifunctional diaminohydroxyphosphoribosylaminopyrimidine deaminase/5-amino-6-(5-phosphoribosylamino)uracil reductase RibD; amino-acid sequence: MHHKNSAADLDAAMQIAIGAAESARGFTSPNPAVGAVVLDSSGRIAGVGMTQPPGGPHAEIVALREAGDAARGGTAVVTLEPCNHHGRTGPCSQALIDAGVVAVHYAVGDPNPEAKGGGETLASAGIQVGTGLREREVERGPLRAWLHQQRTGRPHVTWKYAATLDGRSAAADGTSQWITGPEARERVHADRAKLDAIVVGTGTVLADNPRLTARMADGSLASHQPVRVVVGLTDIPRSAHVLDDSAPTLLLPTRNVNEVLEALAEYTDVLLEGGPRLAGAFLAAGRVDRIQAYLAPLVLGAGTAAVADAGVRTIDGALRFRHESVETIGPDVLLTLVPAVSGNLDSAQDPDHPEA
- a CDS encoding bifunctional 3,4-dihydroxy-2-butanone-4-phosphate synthase/GTP cyclohydrolase II translates to MTRFDSIERAIADIAAGKAVVVVDDEDRENEGDLIFAAEKATPELVAFMVRYTSGYLCVPLDGADCDRLGLPPMYATNQDKHGTAYTVTVDAREGIGTGISASDRAATMRLLADPGSSAHDFTRPGHVVPLRAKEGGVLRRPGHTEAAVDLARMADLRPAGVICEIVSQKDEGAMAQTDELRVFADEHDLALISIADLIAFRRRHEKQVVRVAAARIPTRHGEFTAVGYRSIYDDVEHVALVRGDIPGPNGDGEDVLVRVHSECLTGDVFGSLRCDCGPQLEAALDMVAQEGRGVVLYMRGHEGRGIGLMHKLQAYQLQDNGSDTIDANLALGLPADARDYGIGAQILVDLGISSMRLLTNNPAKRVGLDGYGLQITERVSMPLRANAENLTYLRTKRDRMGHDLIGLEDFDAGEIL
- a CDS encoding PH domain-containing protein, with product MTSESSETSSSETSEWEFVARPRKSRRYAFGVAILIVVVHVTFAILLRGDSTGVYFRFADQVAFAGIGFLLAAGVLLLTRPRVKIGPRGIAVRNVLSERIVDWDLYEGLSFPDGAAWARIELPDDEYISVMAIQSNDGEYAVDAVRRFRELVAQYAPT
- a CDS encoding gluconeogenesis factor YvcK family protein, yielding MSAGPTPAIVALGGGHGLFATLSAARRLSHDVTAVVTVADDGGSSGRLRAELGVIPPGDLRMALAALAADDPDVRDWTETIQHRFGGIGALAGHSVGNLIFAGLTEVLGDPVAALDELARLLRINGRVLPMSPIALEIEADVQGLEADPRVSRCIRGQVAVATTPGKVRRVRLLPANPPACPDAVAAIGAADMVVLGPGSWFSSVIPHVLVPDLLEALTATRARKVLVLNLAPEPGETAGFSTERHLHILSQHAPELTVDFVVVDSGSVPPGREREHLARAAGQFRAHVIYADVSQPGTHIHHAGKLASVLEHLPEDPGPGPVGSAVSETAVDAPVETPVETPEERESASWQ